In a genomic window of Mycosarcoma maydis chromosome 5, whole genome shotgun sequence:
- a CDS encoding putative NADH-ubiquinone reductase (H(+)-translocating), translating into MLSPAIRAGSLRAAVLPSLALQASRLAVPSTSASAAAAAAAAAAVAPSSLFASQQQTRTIFWTRSRKNDKTVSVLQAAQNDAQEQLPPPNSTGQNKRGFFRTARRTFYVIALGSLGTYAYFVYQGRHPPDQLPQDPSKKTIVVLGSGWGATSLLKNIDTEEYNVVVISPHNYFLFTPLLPSVTVGTLDGRSIVQPTRHTTRFKTREVKVYEADCEYVDPINKTVTFEDRSEVKGSVSKVTIPYDYLVYSVGTENQTFGIEGVKKHACFLKELSDAEKIRARLIDCVESAAIKGQSEEEIDRLLHMVVVGGGPTGIEYAAELRDFVESDLIRWYPEVANKLRVTLVEALPNILPMFSQTLIKYTESTFKENSIDILTKHMVKDVDDRDVLVKTPSGEEKKIPYGLLVWAAGNTARPLTRQLMAALPESQKNRRGLDVDDHMRLKGAEDSIFALGDATATQFAPTAQAASQQGAYLARVFNQLARLHILEDKLEAAKKANADASELSGLERQIEKAAKIRPFKYSHQGSLAYIGSERAIADIPLLGNNQIASGGVVTFMFWRSAYMSMLFSLRNRSLVAADWFKVFLFGRDVSRE; encoded by the coding sequence ATGTTGTCGCCAGCGATTCGGGCTGgctcgcttcgagcagctgtcTTGCCATCACTGGCGCTGCAAGCGTCCAGACTTGCTGTCCCATCCACAAgtgcgtctgctgctgctgctgctgctgctgctgctgcagtaGCACCTTCTTCGTTGTTCGCATCGCAACAACAGACTCGCACCATCTTCTGGACTCGTTCGCGGAAGAACGACAAGACAGTTTCTGTGCTTCAGGCTGCCCAGAATGATGCGCAAGAGCAGTTACCACCTCCAAATAGCACTGGCCAGAACAAGCGTGGTTTCTTTCGAACCGCACGACGAACCTTTTATGTGATTGCGCTAGGCAGTCTGGGCACCTATGCGTACTTTGTCTACCAAGGCCGACACCCACCCGATCAGCTCCCTCAAGATCCCTCCAAGAAGACCATTGTGGTACTCGGCAGTGGCTGGGGTGCCACCTCGCTCTTGAAAAACATCGACACTGAAGAGTACAACGTCGTTGTTATCTCGCCGCACAACTACTTCCTCTTCACgcctctgctgccgtcCGTCACGGTGGGCACGTTGGATGGCCGAAGCATCGTGCAGCCAACCCGTCACACGACACGTTTCAAGACACGCGAGGTCAAGGTGTACGAAGCCGATTGCGAGTACGTCGATCCTATCAACAAGACTGTCACTTTCGAGGATAGGAGCGAGGTCAAGGGATCTGTCTCGAAGGTCACGATCCCGTACGACTACCTCGTCTACTCGGTCGGCACGGAGAACCAGACGTTCGGTATCGAGGGTGTCAAGAAACACGCCTGCTTCCTCAAAGAGCTTAGCGACGCTGAAAAGATCCGCGCCCGTCTGATCGACTGCGTCGAGAGCGCTGCCATCAAGGGCCAATCTGAGGAGGAGATCGACCGTCTGCTGCATATGGTAgtcgtcggtggtggtCCCACGGGTATCGAATACGCGGCCGAGCTGCGCGACTTTGTCGAATCTGATCTGATCAGATGGTATCCCGAGGTGGCCAACAAGCTGCGTGTGACGCTCGTAGAGGCTCTGCCCAACATTCTGCCCATGTTCTCGCAGACGCTCATCAAGTACACAGAGTCGACGTTCAAAGAAAATTCGATCGACATTCTAACCAAGCACATGGTCAAGGACGTCGACGACCGCGACGTTCTTGTCAAGACGCCATCGGGCGAAGAAAAGAAGATTCCTTACGGTTTGCTCGTGTGGGCTGCCGGCAACACGGCCCGACCTCTGACACGACAGCTCATGGCAGCGTTGCCCGAATCGCAAAAGAACCGCCGTGGTCTGGATGTCGACGACCACATGCGACTCAAGGGTGCCGAGGACTCAATCTTTGCTCTCGGTGATGCCACCGCGACCCAGTTCGCTCCCACTGCCCAGGCTGCTTCGCAGCAGGGTGCTTACCTCGCTCGCGTCTTCAAccagctcgctcgcctGCACATCCTTGaagacaagctcgaggcggccaagaaggccaacGCCGACGCTTCCGAGCTCAGCGGTCTCGAACGACAGATTGAAAAAGCTGCCAAGATTCGTCCCTTCAAGTACTCGCACCAAGGCTCGCTCGCCTACATTGGATCCGAGAGGGCCATCGCTGATATCCCACTACTCGGCAACAACCAGATCGCCTCGGGTGGTGTTGTGACATTCATGTTCTGGCGTTCGGCTTACATGTCGATGCTCTTCTCGCTCCGCAACCGATCACTTGTGGCCGCCGACTGGTTCAAGGTGTTCCTTTTCGGCCGTGACGTCTCGCGAGAGTAA
- a CDS encoding uncharacterized protein (related to Prk1p) has protein sequence MPLMQSSSEGLLSSLFERAQDAIYALSSCLPCTPQTSLLKLNGRNFQIVKLLGEGGFSFVYLVKDQDSGRLFALKKIRCSSYGADSFQEAMKEIEATKRFRSPHIIPIYDSCVVQDDAGSGTLFGNLPSNDPDGAGGRGGDGGKVIYLFLPFYEKGNLQDAINAHVIRGTRFGEREMLQLFLGTCKAVREMHHYRLPNVGATRRGAETCSMPRMEVTPPQDPFADSQVEAPLFSDQPEGHDDDHGASYPPKPNKGKGRDLGLVGDMDQQPALDRGVEQGGAGELLPYAHRDIKPGNVMVADDGKTPILMDFGSTIKARVHIKTRKDAVAHQDMAAERSSMPYRAPELFDVPTDTTLTESVDIWSLGCMLYALAYLHSPFETTQTIEQGGSIALAVLNGSYKTPPSSEDPYSEKTREIIKRCIQVKPEERPDIETVIELTHAALRVLE, from the coding sequence ATGCCGTTGATGCAGTCATCTTCAGAAGGTCTTCTTAGCAGCCTCTTTGAGCGCGCACAGGACGCTATCTATGCGCTCTCGTCGTGTCTACCATGCACACCCCAAACCTCGCTCCTCAAACTGAACGGTCGCAACTTCCAGATCGTCAAGCTTCTCGGAGAAGGTGGCTTCAGCTTCGTCTACCTGGTCAAAGATCAAGATTCGGGCCGACTGTTTGCGCTCAAGAAGATCCGATGCTCCTCCTATGGCGCTGACTCTTTCCAGGAAGCTATGAAGGAGATCGAGGCCACCAAACGTTTCCGGTCGCCGCACATTATTCCCATCTATGACAGCTGCGTGGTTCAGGACGATGCAGGCTCGGGGACGCTGTTCGGCAACCTTCCTTCGAACGATCCTGACGGTGCCGGAGGTAGGGGTGGAGACGGAGGCAAAGTGATCTATCTGTTCCTGCCATTCTACGAAAAGGGGAATTTGCAGGATGCAATCAATGCACATGTCATTCGTGGAACTCGATTCGGCGAACGCGAAATGCTGCAGCTCTTCTTGGGAACGTGCAAGGCGGTACGAGAAATGCACCACTATCGGCTGCCGAATGTCGGCGCGACGAGGCGTGGGGCGGAGACATGTTCGATGCCGCGTATGGAGGTGACACCTCCACAAGATCCGTTTGCAGACTCGCAGGTGGAAGCACCTCTCTTTTCGGATCAACCCGAGGGGCATGATGACGACCATGGTGCTTCTTATCCACCAAAACCGAACAAGGGCAAAGGACGTGATTTGGGGTTGGTTGGAGACATGGATCAGCAACCTGCATTGGATCGGGGTGTCGAGCAAGGAGGTGCCGGTGAACTGCTGCCGTATGCGCATCGTGATATCAAGCCGGGCAACGTCATGGTCGCCGACGACGGAAAGACACCTATCCTCATGGACTTCGGTAGCACGATCAAGGCTCGAGTGCACATCAAAACGCGCAAAGACGCCGTCGCGCACCAAGACATGGCGGCAGAACGATCTTCGATGCCCTACCGTGCGCCAGAGCTGTTTGACGTCCCAACAGACACGACGCTGACCGAGAGCGTAGACATTTGGTCGTTAGGTTGCATGCTGTATGCGCTGGCGTACCTGCATTCGCCATTCGAGACAACACAAACGATCGAACAGGGTGGATCAATCGCTTTGGCCGTCTTGAATGGATCGTACAAGACCCCGCCGAGCTCTGAAGATCCGTACTCGGAAAAGACGCGCGAGATCATCAAGAGGTGTATTCAGGTCAAACCGGAAGAGCGTCCCGACATCGAGACTGTAATCGAGCTGACGCATGCCGCTTTGCGTGTCTTGGAGTAA